One Cryobacterium psychrophilum DNA segment encodes these proteins:
- the tuf gene encoding elongation factor Tu encodes MAKAKFERTKTHVNIGTIGHVDHGKTTLTAAISKVLADTFPSKINVQRDFASIDSAPEERQRGITINISHVEYETDKRHYAHVDAPGHADYIKNMITGAAQMDGAILVVAATDGPMAQTREHVLLAKQVGVPTLLVALNKADMVDDEEIMELVELEVRELLSSQGFDGDNAPVVAVSALKALEGDPKWTANILELMTAVDEYIPDPIRDKDKPFLMPVEDVFTITGRGTVVTGRAERGTLKINSEVEIVGIRKTQKTTVTGIEMFHKQLDEAWAGENCGLLLRGTKREDVERGQVVVKPGSVTPHTDFEGTAYILSKNEGGRHNPFYANYRPQFYFRTTDVTGVITLPEGTEMVMPGDTTDMTVALIQPIAMEEGLGFAIREGGRTVGAGTVTKVIK; translated from the coding sequence GTGGCCAAGGCCAAGTTCGAGCGGACAAAGACGCACGTAAACATCGGAACCATCGGTCACGTTGACCACGGAAAGACCACGCTGACTGCAGCGATCTCCAAGGTCCTTGCCGACACGTTCCCGTCCAAGATCAATGTTCAGCGGGACTTCGCGTCGATTGACTCGGCTCCCGAGGAACGCCAGCGCGGCATCACCATCAACATCTCGCATGTTGAGTACGAGACCGACAAGCGCCACTACGCGCACGTCGATGCTCCGGGCCACGCTGACTACATCAAGAACATGATCACCGGTGCTGCTCAGATGGACGGCGCAATCCTCGTGGTTGCTGCTACTGACGGCCCGATGGCCCAGACCCGTGAGCACGTTCTGCTCGCGAAGCAGGTTGGCGTTCCCACCCTGCTCGTCGCACTGAACAAGGCCGACATGGTTGACGACGAAGAGATCATGGAGCTCGTTGAGCTCGAAGTTCGCGAGTTGCTTTCCAGCCAGGGCTTCGATGGCGACAACGCTCCCGTTGTAGCGGTCTCCGCACTCAAGGCGCTTGAGGGCGACCCGAAGTGGACCGCAAACATCCTCGAGCTCATGACGGCCGTCGATGAGTACATCCCGGACCCCATCCGCGACAAGGACAAGCCGTTCTTGATGCCGGTTGAGGACGTCTTCACGATCACCGGTCGTGGAACCGTTGTCACGGGTCGCGCCGAGCGTGGAACCCTGAAGATCAACTCCGAGGTCGAGATCGTCGGAATCCGCAAGACCCAGAAGACCACGGTCACTGGTATCGAGATGTTCCACAAGCAGCTCGACGAGGCGTGGGCCGGCGAGAACTGTGGACTTCTTCTTCGTGGCACGAAGCGCGAAGACGTTGAGCGCGGCCAGGTTGTCGTCAAGCCGGGTTCGGTTACGCCCCACACCGACTTCGAGGGCACCGCGTACATCCTCAGCAAGAACGAGGGTGGACGTCACAACCCGTTCTACGCGAACTACCGCCCGCAGTTCTACTTCCGCACCACCGACGTCACCGGCGTCATCACGTTGCCCGAGGGCACCGAGATGGTCATGCCCGGCGACACCACCGACATGACGGTCGCGCTGATTCAGCCGATCGCCATGGAAGAGGGCCTCGGCTTCGCGATTCGTGAAGGTGGCCGCACCGTCGGCGCCGGAACGGTGACGAAGGTCATCAAGTAG